In the Leptospira limi genome, one interval contains:
- a CDS encoding WG repeat-containing protein: MLKKYLFITFLLLTGSLIAQSKGITSFEENGLFGFKDKKGNVIIKPQYEQAMEFTKSGVAFVVSKNKWICINTKNQFLLETFLYDNGPDYIVGSLARYVEEGKMGFHNERCQKAIEAKFDFAYPFENGNAIVCNGCQLQPDGEHKRIVGGKYGIINKKGKLVLPIEYEAILSVDSKKRSAEVKQDGKSVTVKLQ, from the coding sequence ATGTTAAAAAAGTATTTATTCATTACGTTTTTGCTTTTGACTGGATCCTTGATTGCCCAATCCAAAGGGATTACTTCCTTTGAAGAAAACGGTTTGTTTGGTTTCAAAGACAAAAAAGGCAATGTCATCATCAAACCTCAGTACGAACAAGCCATGGAATTTACCAAATCGGGTGTCGCTTTCGTAGTTTCGAAAAACAAATGGATTTGTATCAATACAAAGAATCAATTTTTATTAGAAACTTTTCTCTATGACAATGGCCCCGATTACATTGTTGGATCGCTCGCACGGTATGTGGAAGAGGGAAAGATGGGTTTTCACAATGAACGTTGCCAAAAGGCTATCGAGGCAAAGTTTGATTTTGCCTACCCTTTTGAAAATGGAAATGCCATTGTATGTAACGGATGTCAGCTGCAACCTGACGGGGAACACAAAAGAATTGTGGGAGGGAAGTACGGAATCATAAACAAAAAAGGCAAACTAGTCCTTCCGATCGAATATGAAGCAATTCTATCCGTTGATTCTAAAAAACGGAGTGCGGAAGTGAAGCAGGATGGGAAATCAGTGACGGTGAAGTTACAATAG
- a CDS encoding synaptic vesicle VAT-1 family membrane protein gives MQREAYRIEKTGSIRNLQRKKELLPPPEGDEVTIEVKAIGLNFADVFSVYGLYSATPKESFVPGLEFSGKIIKIGPNVKDFEVGDLVFGVTRFGAYTTHLNISEKTIFALPKDWSMQDGASFAVQALTAYYALVPLAQVKERDHVLVHSAAGGVGIMAGHIIQKKKAIAIGLVGDSRKFSILKEVGYEKFLVRSPHFKDEMKKILDGAPLKIVLECLGGRYFQDSYDLLAPMGRLVTYGSANFTPSKSFINWFSIVSSYLTRPKIDPLSMISDNKSVMGFNLIWLWNEIDDLRKHFSDLMMHSLPKQTIGHEFTFDSLHDALRTMQSGQTIGKIIINVP, from the coding sequence ATGCAAAGAGAAGCCTACCGCATCGAAAAAACTGGATCCATCCGCAACTTACAAAGAAAAAAAGAACTCTTACCTCCTCCAGAAGGAGATGAAGTCACAATCGAAGTGAAAGCGATTGGACTAAACTTTGCAGATGTTTTTTCAGTTTATGGTTTGTACTCAGCAACTCCAAAAGAAAGTTTTGTTCCTGGATTAGAATTTTCAGGAAAAATCATCAAAATAGGCCCAAATGTTAAGGATTTTGAGGTTGGTGACCTTGTTTTTGGTGTGACTCGCTTTGGTGCATATACAACTCATCTCAACATTTCAGAAAAAACAATTTTTGCACTTCCAAAGGATTGGAGTATGCAAGATGGAGCATCATTTGCAGTGCAAGCACTCACTGCATACTATGCACTTGTTCCACTCGCACAAGTAAAAGAAAGAGATCATGTATTAGTTCATAGTGCTGCAGGTGGTGTTGGTATCATGGCAGGTCATATCATTCAGAAAAAAAAAGCAATTGCGATTGGACTTGTAGGTGATTCTCGTAAGTTTTCGATCCTAAAAGAGGTTGGTTATGAAAAATTTCTTGTTCGATCTCCTCATTTTAAAGATGAAATGAAAAAAATTCTAGATGGAGCACCATTAAAAATCGTTTTAGAATGTTTAGGTGGTCGTTATTTTCAGGACAGTTATGATCTTTTAGCACCAATGGGAAGACTTGTAACGTATGGAAGTGCAAACTTCACACCTTCAAAATCATTCATCAATTGGTTTTCAATCGTGTCTTCATACCTCACAAGACCAAAAATTGATCCATTATCAATGATTTCAGACAATAAATCGGTCATGGGATTCAATTTAATATGGTTGTGGAATGAAATTGATGATCTACGAAAACATTTTTCGGATTTAATGATGCATTCTTTACCAAAACAAACGATTGGGCATGAGTTTACGTTCGATTCTTTGCATGATGCACTCCGTACAATGCAATCAGGTCAAACAATTGGTAAGATTATTATCAATGTTCCGTAG
- a CDS encoding MaoC/PaaZ C-terminal domain-containing protein, translating to MAKIQFDKVEVGQTLPPLDIPVIEHANLVRYAGASGDFNPIHNDPDFARKAGLDGTISHGMYVMAQVGRLCTSWADQKDIAYFGVTFKAMTKLGEKLTIVGTIKKKFEKDGKKTVTVLVEAKNEAGEVKAGGDLVVNAV from the coding sequence ATGGCAAAAATTCAATTTGATAAAGTAGAAGTTGGTCAAACTCTTCCTCCACTCGATATCCCTGTGATCGAACACGCAAATTTAGTTCGTTATGCGGGAGCATCTGGAGATTTTAACCCAATCCATAACGACCCTGATTTCGCAAGAAAAGCAGGACTCGATGGAACCATCTCACATGGTATGTATGTGATGGCACAAGTAGGAAGACTTTGTACTTCTTGGGCTGACCAAAAAGACATCGCATACTTTGGTGTGACATTCAAAGCTATGACAAAACTCGGCGAAAAACTCACAATTGTGGGAACCATCAAAAAGAAATTTGAAAAAGATGGTAAAAAAACTGTAACCGTACTTGTAGAAGCAAAAAACGAAGCTGGCGAAGTAAAAGCTGGTGGAGATTTAGTCGTTAACGCAGTCTAG
- a CDS encoding alpha-ketoglutarate-dependent dioxygenase AlkB family protein — MNLFQQNPTTNLLPFDGTLLYIPDFLDSETSQNYFETFQNSIEWKQDESILYGKHIITKRSVAWYAENGFSYRYSGTTKTAIPWTKELLSLKERVETKTNETFNSCLLNLYHDGREGMAWHSDDETSLKQNSTIASVSLGIERIFRFKHKKKNTLVELRLEPGSLLLMKDEIQRHWLHSLPKTLKIKRPRINLTFRQFGNI, encoded by the coding sequence ATGAATTTATTCCAACAAAATCCAACAACCAATCTTCTGCCTTTTGACGGAACTTTGTTGTACATCCCAGATTTTTTAGATTCAGAAACGAGCCAAAATTATTTTGAGACCTTTCAAAATTCGATCGAGTGGAAACAAGATGAATCGATCCTATATGGCAAACACATCATCACGAAAAGGAGTGTTGCTTGGTATGCGGAAAATGGATTTTCGTATCGGTATTCGGGAACAACCAAAACAGCCATCCCTTGGACAAAAGAACTTCTCAGTTTAAAAGAACGAGTCGAAACAAAAACAAATGAAACATTCAATTCTTGCCTCTTAAATTTATACCATGATGGAAGAGAAGGAATGGCGTGGCATAGTGATGATGAAACTTCTCTCAAACAAAATTCAACGATTGCTTCTGTGAGTTTGGGGATTGAACGTATTTTTAGATTCAAACATAAGAAAAAAAATACTCTTGTGGAATTGAGATTGGAACCAGGAAGTTTACTGCTAATGAAAGATGAAATCCAACGCCATTGGCTTCATTCTTTACCAAAAACTCTCAAAATCAAACGGCCTAGGATCAATTTAACCTTTCGCCAATTTGGGAATATTTAA
- a CDS encoding M15 family metallopeptidase, whose translation MNRITIFICMGISFFSLVGEPKENKLVVLDRKAYEQSVQKNSNKELVNLETKISGITLDIKYATTDNFTKQIIYKIPKAFARKPVADALKKANLDFLQLGYSIKIFDAYRPYAATLKFFEIVGDTRYVASPKTGSKHNKGCAIDLTLVDQKTKKELPMPTEYDSFRKEAWAEAPVSDPEILKNRTILINTLSKYGFRVNKTEWWHFDFLECKGFEVLDIPFEGL comes from the coding sequence ATGAACCGAATCACAATCTTCATTTGTATGGGAATTTCTTTTTTCTCTTTGGTTGGCGAGCCCAAGGAAAACAAACTGGTTGTTTTAGACCGTAAGGCATATGAACAATCCGTACAAAAAAATTCCAATAAAGAACTCGTTAACTTAGAAACGAAAATTTCTGGCATTACTCTGGATATCAAATATGCCACTACCGATAACTTTACCAAACAAATCATCTATAAAATACCCAAAGCTTTTGCGAGAAAACCAGTCGCAGATGCACTAAAGAAAGCCAACCTTGATTTTTTACAACTTGGCTATTCCATAAAAATTTTTGATGCGTATCGACCTTATGCCGCCACACTCAAATTCTTCGAAATTGTAGGAGATACAAGGTATGTCGCTTCACCTAAAACTGGATCAAAGCATAACAAGGGTTGTGCGATTGATTTAACTCTAGTGGATCAAAAAACAAAAAAGGAACTTCCCATGCCAACGGAATATGATTCCTTTCGAAAGGAAGCTTGGGCCGAAGCTCCCGTTTCCGATCCCGAAATTTTAAAAAATCGTACGATCTTAATAAATACACTTAGCAAATATGGCTTTCGAGTGAACAAAACGGAGTGGTGGCATTTTGACTTTTTGGAATGTAAAGGATTTGAAGTGTTGGACATTCCGTTTGAAGGATTATAA
- a CDS encoding suppressor of fused domain protein has product MNPITPKVLYQEANPYGSFTAFLEDDGRTIYLYLQSHNNPEWPMKTLWVRNLIDAPDARKEEDFDLGLAPVLTQSEITDPKAQSTLSEDQIHFIWSEEGDAVALFVDEELQAFLPSWSGIKGIHGYSKFAKEEAPTASPLGDPNNGVIAERVKGNRKYWESVAEKDHWKKAQKLRLEFLESKLGKHETYWSADGGKYPSLGIASFLPKEFPGIKIFSTIGMSVQNQPSIELYHKDYENFSRIELVFAIQLLKDSPDKSETWIQHVLGEMVKFPWNTGIWFGHSHTIQNPRKDPDQLYLDFNWFVFRNITDELDQGSNELLPKLNGLITENGKRANFLFLTPISTEERICFMREGSQKFWETWKKEGYTFFHDSERRMLEF; this is encoded by the coding sequence ATGAATCCCATCACCCCAAAAGTTTTATACCAAGAAGCAAATCCTTACGGTTCTTTTACTGCCTTCCTAGAAGATGATGGAAGAACCATTTATTTATACTTACAATCACATAACAATCCAGAGTGGCCGATGAAAACACTTTGGGTTCGTAACTTAATCGATGCACCTGATGCGAGAAAGGAAGAAGATTTTGATTTGGGACTTGCTCCAGTATTAACACAATCAGAAATCACCGATCCCAAAGCGCAGTCTACTTTATCGGAAGACCAAATCCATTTTATTTGGTCAGAAGAAGGTGATGCAGTTGCCTTATTTGTTGATGAGGAATTACAAGCGTTCCTTCCCTCTTGGTCTGGAATTAAAGGCATTCATGGTTATTCGAAGTTTGCGAAAGAAGAAGCACCCACAGCGTCTCCACTCGGTGATCCGAACAATGGTGTGATTGCAGAACGTGTAAAAGGGAATCGTAAATACTGGGAATCTGTTGCTGAGAAAGACCATTGGAAAAAAGCACAAAAACTAAGATTGGAGTTTTTGGAATCTAAACTTGGAAAACACGAGACCTATTGGTCTGCAGATGGCGGAAAGTATCCATCACTTGGAATTGCTTCCTTTTTACCCAAAGAATTTCCAGGGATTAAAATTTTTTCAACGATTGGGATGAGTGTTCAAAACCAACCAAGTATTGAACTCTATCACAAAGACTATGAAAACTTTTCACGTATAGAACTTGTATTTGCCATCCAACTCTTAAAAGATTCTCCAGATAAATCAGAAACATGGATCCAACATGTTTTAGGTGAGATGGTGAAGTTTCCTTGGAATACAGGCATTTGGTTTGGTCACTCGCATACGATTCAAAATCCACGCAAAGATCCTGATCAATTGTATTTGGATTTCAATTGGTTTGTGTTTAGAAACATCACAGATGAACTCGACCAAGGTTCGAATGAATTGTTGCCAAAACTGAACGGACTCATCACTGAGAATGGAAAACGTGCAAACTTTCTTTTTTTAACTCCAATATCAACTGAAGAACGAATTTGTTTTATGAGAGAAGGGTCACAAAAGTTTTGGGAGACTTGGAAAAAAGAAGGTTATACTTTTTTTCATGATTCCGAAAGGCGAATGTTAGAATTCTAG
- a CDS encoding SDR family oxidoreductase, whose protein sequence is MKSINAEMPVVVTGGSGYIASWIVKYLLEDGKKVKTTIRSIKDTSKIQHLLDLKEKFKDNLTLFEADLMMDGSFDKAIEGAELVIHTASPFFVAGVKDAKKQLIDPALQGTRNVLESCNRIPSVKRVVLTSSVAAIHGDNIDSLLVPNQTFTEDHWNTTSSLTHQPYAYSKTLAEKEAWEIQKKQSRWDLVVINPSFVMGPSVSKRLDGTSVEFMRNMLKGIFRTGVPDTKMGFVDVRDVAKAHILAGFNPNAKGRHITSAEVLPMLGFAKIIKENFGNKYSVPTGTLRKALVYLIGPFFGLSWGYTKNNIGQPLNLSNEYSKSDLGLTYRSLKETIIDHVNQMESAGLL, encoded by the coding sequence ATGAAATCGATCAATGCAGAAATGCCCGTTGTTGTCACTGGAGGTTCAGGATACATTGCTTCCTGGATCGTTAAATATTTGTTAGAAGATGGAAAGAAAGTTAAAACTACTATTCGAAGTATAAAAGATACTTCAAAAATTCAACATTTATTGGACCTAAAAGAAAAGTTCAAAGACAATCTAACTTTGTTTGAAGCTGACTTAATGATGGATGGTAGTTTTGATAAAGCCATAGAAGGTGCCGAGTTGGTCATCCATACTGCATCACCTTTTTTTGTGGCAGGTGTCAAAGATGCAAAAAAACAATTAATTGATCCCGCGTTACAAGGGACAAGGAATGTTCTGGAATCATGTAATCGAATCCCATCAGTCAAACGAGTTGTTTTGACATCGAGTGTTGCCGCCATTCATGGAGACAATATAGATTCTTTGTTAGTTCCTAACCAAACATTTACAGAAGATCATTGGAATACAACAAGTAGTTTGACTCACCAACCATATGCTTATTCCAAAACATTGGCTGAAAAAGAAGCATGGGAAATTCAAAAGAAACAATCACGTTGGGATTTAGTTGTCATCAATCCTTCCTTTGTGATGGGCCCATCAGTTTCCAAACGATTGGATGGAACTAGTGTTGAGTTTATGCGAAACATGTTAAAAGGGATTTTTCGTACGGGTGTTCCCGATACAAAAATGGGATTTGTGGATGTAAGAGATGTTGCAAAAGCTCATATCTTAGCAGGATTTAATCCCAATGCGAAAGGAAGGCATATCACTTCTGCCGAAGTTTTACCTATGTTAGGTTTTGCAAAAATCATTAAGGAAAATTTTGGAAACAAATATTCCGTTCCAACTGGTACACTTCGAAAAGCACTCGTTTATCTCATTGGTCCATTTTTTGGTTTATCCTGGGGTTATACAAAAAATAATATTGGGCAACCTTTAAACTTAAGTAATGAATACAGCAAATCGGATTTAGGACTCACCTATCGTTCGTTAAAGGAAACGATCATTGACCATGTCAACCAAATGGAAAGTGCTGGATTGTTGTAA
- a CDS encoding DUF4269 domain-containing protein: MQSLETNPFLLPDYLRMGNPRQQELWEDLEKWKILKNLIGFKPTLAGTIPIGIDTKTSDVDILAKFNVPSHLQKICYAKFRNLPNYSFSEKTISLRVTLICRFSTPQFNYEIFAQSIEPTEQYAWIHMMVENRFLNFANQSFRENILHLKESGKKTEQAFCESLGLSGDPFKTLLQWNLKSDDDYKELLSKQGYLNS; encoded by the coding sequence ATGCAATCGTTAGAAACCAATCCGTTTTTGTTACCTGACTACTTGCGGATGGGAAATCCCAGACAACAGGAGTTGTGGGAGGATTTAGAGAAATGGAAAATTCTAAAAAACTTAATTGGTTTTAAACCTACACTTGCTGGAACAATCCCCATCGGAATTGATACCAAGACCAGTGATGTTGATATTTTGGCGAAATTCAATGTTCCTTCTCATTTACAAAAAATCTGTTATGCAAAGTTTCGAAATTTGCCCAATTATTCCTTTTCCGAAAAAACAATCTCCCTTCGGGTAACATTAATTTGTCGATTCTCCACCCCTCAATTTAATTACGAAATATTTGCACAATCAATTGAACCAACCGAACAATATGCATGGATTCATATGATGGTTGAAAATAGATTTTTAAATTTTGCAAACCAATCATTTCGCGAAAATATTCTTCACTTAAAAGAAAGTGGTAAAAAAACAGAACAAGCTTTTTGTGAATCTTTAGGATTGAGTGGAGATCCTTTCAAAACATTACTCCAATGGAATCTGAAATCGGATGATGATTACAAAGAATTATTATCCAAACAAGGATATTTAAACTCTTAA
- the trxA gene encoding thioredoxin, with protein sequence MSETYPKSFETLLQTHEKPILVDFWAPWCGPCKMVAPELEKLAKDWKGKVSIIKVNTDEKQEIANRYGISGIPTFILFKNGKEVHRISGAMRSEEFKKVFGGFI encoded by the coding sequence ATGTCAGAGACCTATCCCAAAAGTTTTGAAACCTTACTCCAAACTCATGAGAAACCAATCCTTGTGGATTTTTGGGCACCGTGGTGTGGACCATGTAAGATGGTGGCACCAGAACTCGAAAAACTTGCCAAAGATTGGAAAGGGAAAGTTTCCATCATCAAAGTGAATACTGATGAAAAACAAGAAATTGCAAACAGATATGGAATTTCCGGAATCCCGACATTTATTTTATTTAAGAATGGGAAAGAAGTTCATCGTATTTCTGGTGCTATGCGAAGTGAAGAGTTTAAAAAAGTCTTCGGTGGTTTCATTTAG
- a CDS encoding gamma-glutamyltransferase family protein, which yields MNRLIQHTFFIICSLIFFQCLGSRRPLVPGYVDPQGNTRNVSVGNRYMVATGNPIATKAAIKVLEEGGNAVDAAVAALLVLNVTNGEAASFPSVAPTLVYDKKSGQVKSYIGAGTAPKKATIQWFKEKGYEVMPKNSILSQLLPASPDVIVRLLQDHGTKSFSELVEPAIRTAEEGFPANKILVKNLDLPLYKRLGFTILMPYNSEVYLEKKWWYSIREGELTKRSDLASTWKLMANEEKLALKNGNSRKQALEAVRNYFYKGPISDVIVKLHEEKGGLFTKEDLTNYSGGWEKPVVGEFRDYQILANQTWTQGPIVPMVMQMLDGIDLKSMGHNSPEYIHTVSQAIELAIADRETYFGDPKFVDVPMDGLLSKHYAKMRRLLFQKSAFGKTPPYGNPWLYSKQKPKSTKTPANNEENHSVSEIKYGKDTTYISIVDSFGNAVSLTPSDFPQSPMVPGTGLTLGIRMTQFRLDPNHPSSIVPGKRPRITPNPGMVLKNGKLWMSFGTPGGDVQSQAMIQFFLNIVVFGMDPQKAVEAPRFRSVNWPDSFSPHVYRPGGIELESSLYQAVSDSLKEKGYKVYEKGNFDNDFGAVCAVLNDAKNRRLLGVADPREVSWAEGK from the coding sequence ATGAATCGATTGATCCAACACACCTTTTTCATTATTTGTTCACTGATTTTCTTCCAATGTTTAGGAAGCAGAAGGCCTCTTGTGCCTGGTTATGTAGACCCACAAGGAAATACTCGTAATGTAAGTGTTGGCAATCGATATATGGTAGCTACAGGAAATCCAATAGCCACAAAAGCAGCGATCAAAGTATTGGAAGAGGGTGGTAATGCAGTGGATGCTGCTGTTGCAGCCTTATTAGTGTTAAACGTAACAAATGGTGAAGCCGCTAGTTTTCCATCTGTTGCACCAACATTAGTTTACGATAAAAAATCGGGGCAAGTAAAAAGTTATATAGGAGCAGGTACAGCTCCAAAAAAAGCAACAATACAGTGGTTTAAAGAGAAAGGTTATGAGGTGATGCCAAAAAATTCTATCTTGTCACAATTGTTGCCCGCATCACCGGATGTCATCGTACGTTTGTTACAGGATCATGGAACCAAATCATTTTCCGAATTAGTGGAACCAGCAATACGAACGGCAGAAGAGGGTTTCCCAGCAAACAAAATCCTTGTGAAGAATTTAGATTTGCCACTGTATAAAAGATTGGGTTTTACAATTTTAATGCCATATAACTCCGAAGTGTATTTAGAAAAAAAATGGTGGTATTCCATTCGTGAAGGTGAACTAACAAAACGAAGTGATTTAGCTAGTACCTGGAAGTTGATGGCAAATGAAGAGAAATTAGCACTTAAAAATGGAAATTCCAGAAAACAAGCATTAGAAGCTGTAAGAAATTATTTCTATAAAGGTCCAATATCCGATGTGATTGTCAAACTTCACGAAGAAAAGGGTGGTTTGTTTACTAAGGAAGATCTCACAAATTATTCTGGAGGATGGGAAAAACCAGTTGTAGGTGAGTTTCGTGATTACCAAATTTTAGCAAACCAAACTTGGACACAAGGTCCTATTGTTCCGATGGTTATGCAGATGTTAGATGGTATCGACTTAAAATCTATGGGCCATAATTCTCCTGAATACATCCATACTGTCTCACAAGCCATTGAACTTGCCATTGCTGACCGTGAAACGTATTTTGGGGATCCAAAGTTTGTTGATGTCCCAATGGATGGATTGTTATCAAAACATTATGCGAAAATGAGACGTTTACTTTTCCAAAAATCTGCATTTGGGAAAACTCCTCCTTATGGTAATCCTTGGTTGTATTCCAAACAGAAACCCAAGTCCACAAAAACACCTGCTAACAATGAAGAGAATCATTCCGTAAGTGAAATCAAATATGGAAAAGATACTACGTATATAAGTATCGTTGATTCATTTGGAAATGCAGTGTCCTTAACTCCAAGTGATTTTCCTCAGTCACCGATGGTTCCTGGAACAGGACTAACCCTTGGCATACGGATGACTCAATTTCGTTTGGATCCAAATCATCCATCCTCGATTGTCCCTGGCAAACGGCCTCGAATTACACCTAACCCAGGTATGGTTTTAAAAAATGGAAAGTTATGGATGAGTTTTGGAACACCTGGTGGTGATGTACAAAGCCAAGCAATGATTCAGTTTTTTTTAAACATTGTTGTGTTTGGAATGGACCCTCAAAAAGCAGTCGAAGCTCCGAGGTTTCGTTCCGTCAATTGGCCCGATAGTTTTTCTCCACATGTTTACCGGCCAGGAGGAATCGAATTGGAATCATCTTTATACCAAGCGGTTTCCGATTCATTGAAGGAAAAAGGGTATAAGGTGTATGAAAAAGGAAATTTTGATAATGATTTTGGTGCTGTATGTGCTGTGTTAAATGACGCTAAGAACAGAAGATTATTAGGTGTTGCGGACCCGAGAGAAGTATCATGGGCGGAAGGAAAGTAA
- a CDS encoding PH domain-containing protein, with the protein MLSENTVKSQILSLISHLPHLNIDILYLYVPEFKILHQFLEEDEIVDGYTISILETKQKRYSAGKWLFVLTNKRFHLLRNPAFSEPTHIPIEFNSIKTCSTKKGWFFGKIYLETEGETFRLIQVGKKDYSFFLPVLTPHLK; encoded by the coding sequence ATGTTAAGCGAAAACACAGTCAAATCTCAAATACTTTCCCTTATCTCTCACCTTCCTCATCTCAACATTGATATATTATACCTCTACGTTCCAGAGTTCAAAATCCTCCACCAATTCTTAGAGGAAGATGAAATCGTCGATGGTTATACCATAAGCATTCTGGAAACCAAACAGAAACGCTACAGTGCAGGAAAATGGTTATTCGTTTTAACAAATAAAAGATTTCATTTGTTACGGAATCCAGCCTTTAGTGAGCCTACTCACATTCCAATCGAATTCAATTCGATCAAAACTTGTAGCACAAAAAAAGGATGGTTCTTTGGAAAAATCTATCTAGAAACTGAAGGTGAAACATTTCGATTGATCCAAGTCGGCAAAAAAGATTATTCTTTCTTTTTACCGGTGTTGACTCCGCATTTAAAATAA
- a CDS encoding MBL fold metallo-hydrolase, which produces MIQCPMRILFIGISLFLFVKCSFQASGNLSSYESYFPHENPNTIIGKGKIRATFLGTSSILLDDGETQILTDGFFSRPSLWKTAFSKIESDHLLIQSVLEKAKIYRLKGVFVCHSHYDHVMDAPYVAKFTNAKLYGSSSTMNVGIGAGLNQENMELFQLRKPIKLGKFSVTVLESKHTPPFKIFGKTNATDPNFPDITSPLSQPLKATEYIEGGTFDFLIQNGKHKILIKSSTNYVAGAYDRINVDVLFLGIAQLSLQPISFQESYYNETVQKLKPRLVVPIHWDNFFLPLAKPLEPNLKLGDDFDSNMNLLLQRTNKDQIQVQLLQGFESIDLF; this is translated from the coding sequence ATGATTCAATGTCCAATGAGAATCCTTTTCATTGGAATTTCTTTATTCTTATTTGTAAAATGTAGTTTTCAGGCTTCTGGAAACTTAAGTTCTTATGAATCATACTTTCCTCATGAAAATCCAAATACAATCATTGGAAAAGGAAAGATCCGGGCCACTTTCTTAGGCACTTCATCGATCCTTTTGGATGATGGTGAAACACAAATTCTGACGGATGGATTTTTTTCGAGACCTTCTTTATGGAAAACTGCCTTTTCTAAAATAGAATCAGATCACCTCCTGATACAATCTGTTCTAGAAAAAGCAAAGATCTACCGATTAAAAGGAGTTTTTGTCTGCCATTCTCATTATGATCATGTAATGGATGCACCTTATGTAGCTAAGTTCACCAATGCAAAGTTATATGGATCTAGTTCCACGATGAATGTTGGTATAGGTGCCGGTTTAAATCAAGAAAATATGGAATTGTTCCAGTTGAGAAAACCAATCAAACTGGGAAAGTTTTCTGTTACCGTTTTAGAATCAAAACACACTCCGCCTTTTAAGATTTTTGGTAAAACAAATGCTACTGACCCAAATTTTCCAGATATCACTTCACCTCTTTCCCAACCTTTAAAAGCAACGGAATACATAGAGGGAGGAACCTTTGATTTTCTCATCCAAAATGGAAAACATAAGATCTTAATCAAAAGTAGCACAAATTATGTGGCGGGTGCCTATGATCGAATCAATGTGGACGTACTATTTTTAGGAATAGCACAATTATCATTACAACCAATCAGCTTTCAAGAATCCTATTATAATGAAACTGTGCAAAAATTAAAACCCCGATTGGTCGTACCCATCCACTGGGATAATTTTTTCTTACCTTTGGCAAAACCATTGGAACCGAATTTAAAATTAGGCGATGATTTTGATTCGAATATGAATCTTTTGTTACAAAGGACTAACAAGGATCAAATCCAAGTTCAGTTATTACAAGGTTTTGAATCCATTGATTTGTTTTAG